One genomic window of Acidobacteriota bacterium includes the following:
- the ftsH gene encoding ATP-dependent zinc metalloprotease FtsH produces MAKTLLFWIGLVVLGVLLWQFVQRSGSEEEMEWTFSEFIEEVEQANVGEVEIEGSNVKGRTKDNTPFTTVAPPDYDMTDRLLAKNVRVKAKVPSQSPWLAALITYAPFLLLIGIWIFFMRQMQSGGNKALSFGKSRAKLLSSQQKKVTFKDVAGAEEAKEELQEIIEFLKDPQKFQKLGGRIPKGVLLVGPPGTGKTLLARAIAGEAGVPFFSISGSDFVEMFVGVGASRVRDLFEQGKKNAPCIVFIDEIDAVGRHRGAGLGGGHDEREQTLNQLLVEMDGFESNEGVILIAATNRPDVLDPALLRPGRFDRRVMVARPDVKGREGILQVHTKKIPLSEDVDVSVLARGTPGFSGADLANLVNEAALNAARFDKQSVTMLDFEGAKDKVLMGVERKSLIISDAEKRNTAYHEAGHALVAAMLPQADPLHKVTIIPRGMALGVTMQLPEDDKHTYTRDFLESQIAIMMGGRVAEEMFLEHMTTGAGNDIEQATEMARRMVCDYGMSNLGPLTFGKREEQIFLGREIAQHRDYSEDTAIKIDQEIKRFVNEGYQHARKILEENRDTLIRIAETLLEREVLDADEVRMVIQNLPLEEKVDPLPREDSGPPEAENPRGKKSVSPPVGPLVDKQREKPAPA; encoded by the coding sequence TCCCTTCACGACCGTCGCCCCTCCCGACTACGATATGACCGACCGCCTGCTGGCCAAGAACGTCCGTGTCAAGGCCAAGGTACCTTCCCAGAGCCCCTGGCTGGCCGCTCTGATCACCTATGCTCCCTTTCTGCTCCTGATCGGGATCTGGATCTTCTTCATGCGGCAGATGCAGAGCGGCGGCAACAAGGCCCTTTCATTCGGCAAGAGCCGGGCCAAGCTGTTGTCCTCCCAACAGAAGAAGGTCACCTTCAAGGACGTGGCCGGAGCCGAGGAAGCCAAGGAGGAACTGCAGGAAATCATCGAATTCCTGAAGGATCCCCAGAAGTTTCAGAAACTGGGCGGGCGAATTCCCAAGGGGGTTCTGCTGGTCGGGCCTCCAGGCACCGGCAAGACGCTTCTGGCTCGCGCCATCGCCGGCGAGGCCGGGGTGCCCTTCTTTTCCATCAGCGGCTCCGACTTCGTGGAGATGTTCGTGGGCGTGGGCGCATCCCGGGTAAGAGACTTGTTCGAGCAAGGCAAGAAAAACGCCCCCTGCATCGTCTTCATCGATGAGATCGACGCGGTGGGCCGGCACCGCGGCGCCGGCCTGGGCGGCGGGCACGACGAACGCGAGCAGACTCTGAATCAGTTGCTGGTCGAAATGGACGGGTTCGAGTCCAACGAGGGCGTGATCCTGATCGCAGCCACCAACCGCCCCGACGTGCTGGACCCGGCCCTGCTGCGCCCCGGACGGTTCGACCGCCGGGTGATGGTGGCTCGACCCGACGTGAAAGGACGGGAAGGCATCCTTCAGGTCCACACCAAGAAAATCCCCTTGTCGGAGGACGTGGACGTCTCGGTTCTGGCGCGCGGAACGCCCGGCTTTTCAGGAGCGGACCTGGCCAATCTGGTCAATGAAGCCGCCCTCAACGCCGCCCGTTTTGACAAGCAGTCGGTCACCATGCTGGACTTCGAGGGCGCCAAGGACAAGGTCCTGATGGGAGTGGAGCGAAAGTCCCTGATCATCAGCGACGCCGAAAAACGGAACACGGCCTATCACGAAGCCGGTCATGCCCTGGTGGCGGCCATGCTCCCCCAGGCCGACCCGCTCCACAAGGTGACCATTATCCCGCGGGGGATGGCACTTGGGGTCACCATGCAGCTCCCGGAGGATGACAAGCACACCTACACCCGGGACTTCTTGGAGAGCCAGATCGCCATCATGATGGGTGGACGGGTGGCCGAAGAAATGTTTCTGGAACACATGACCACCGGGGCGGGCAACGACATCGAACAGGCGACCGAAATGGCCCGCCGCATGGTGTGCGACTATGGGATGTCCAATCTGGGTCCCCTGACCTTCGGCAAGAGAGAAGAGCAGATTTTCCTGGGACGGGAAATTGCTCAGCACCGCGACTACAGCGAGGATACGGCGATCAAGATCGACCAGGAGATCAAGCGGTTCGTCAACGAGGGGTACCAGCACGCTCGCAAGATCCTGGAGGAGAACAGGGACACCTTGATCCGAATCGCGGAGACCTTGCTGGAAAGAGAGGTTCTCGACGCCGACGAGGTGCGTATGGTCATCCAGAACCTCCCGCTGGAGGAGAAGGTGGACCCGCTCCCGCGGGAAGATTCCGGTCCTCCCGAGGCGGAAAATCCCAGGGGAAAGAAGTCCGTCTCCCCGCCCGTTGGACCGCTGGTCGACAAGCAGCGGGAAAAGCCGGCCCCCGCCTAG